In the genome of Telluria mixta, the window TCGATCAGGACCGGCTCGAACGCCTGGATACCGAGACGGTGCAGCGTCGGCGCACGGTTCAGCATCACCGGGTGTTCCTTGATGACTTCTTCCAGGATGTCCCAGACGACCGGTTCCTGCTGCTCGACGAGCTTCTTCGCAGCCTTGATGGTGGTCGCGAGACCCATCAGTTCCAGCTTGTTGAAGATGAACGGCTTGAACAGCTCGAGCGCCATCAGCTTCGGCAGACCGCACTGGTGCAGTTTCAGCTGCGGACCCACCACGATGACCGAACGGCCCGAGTAGTCGACGCGCTTGCCCAGCAGGTTCTGACGGAAGCGGCCGCCCTTACCCTTGATCATTTCAGCCAGCGACTTCAGCGGACGCTTGTTGGCGCCGGTCATCGCCTTGCCGCGACGGCCGTTGTCCAGCAGCGAGTCCACTGCTTCCTGCAGCATGCGCTTCTCGTTACGCGTAATGATTTCCGGAGCGCGCAGTTCCATCAGGCGCTTCAGGCGGTTATTACGGTTGATGACGCGGCGATACAGGTCGTTCAGGTCGGACGTGGCGAAACGGCCGCCATCCAGCGGGACGAGCGGACGCAGCTCCGGCGGCAGGACCGGGAGCACTTCCATGATCATCCATTCCGGCTTGATGCCCGAACGCTGGAACGCCTCGAGCACTTTCAGGCGCTTGGCGTATTTCTTGATCTTGGCTTCCGACTTCGACTCTTTGAGTTCGACGCGCAGGGCTTCGGCTTCGCGGTCGATGTCGATCGAGCGCAGCAGTTCACGGATGCCTTCGGCGCCCATGAATGCGGTGAAGTCGTCGCCGTACTCTTCGTACTTGGCGGCGTAGTCGTCTTCCGACATGATCTGGCACTTCTTCAGCGGGGTCATGCCCGGATCGGTCACGACGTATGCTTCGAAGTACAGGACGCGTTCGATATCGCGCAGCGTCATGTCCAGGACCATGCCCAGGCGCGACGGCAGCGACTTCAGGAACCAGATGTGCGCGACCGGCGAGGCCAGCTCGATGTGGCCCATGCGCTCACGACGGACTTTCGCCAGGGTGACTTCGACGCCGCACTTCTCGCAGATGACGCCGCGGTGCTTCAGGCGCTTGTACTTGCCGCACAGGCATTCGTAGTCCTTGATCGGACCAAAGATTTTTGCGCAAAACAGGCCATCACGTTCCGGCTTGAACGTACGGTAGTTGATGGTCTCCGGCTTCTTGACTTCGCCGAACGACCACGAACGGATTTTCTCGGGCGACGCCAGGCCAATCTTGATGGCGTCGAAGCTCTCGTTTTGCTGAACTTGCTTGAATAGATCGAGCAGTGCTTTCATTTATCACTCCGGGTGATTGAATTCTGTACCTACTACTACCGCCAGCTTCTCACTGATTTTCGCCAGTGCTTGCTGGAACCGCTAGCCCTAAAACTGCCGTTGCCGACATTGTCGACACCGCCTCCCCGCGCAGGCGGGGATCCAAGTTTTTCGGCCTATTAACCGAACTTAGGTTCCCGCCTGCGCGGGAACGACGATGTCGAGGTCGCGGGCCAGCCCGAAGGCTGGCGGCCGTGCTGCTGTCTTAGCTGCGCTCGAGATCGATGTCGATACCCAGCGAACGAATTTCCTTCACCAGCACGTTGAACGATTCCGGCATACCGGCGTCGATCACGTGGTCGCCCTTGACCAGGTTCTCGTACACCTTCGTACGGCCGTTCACGTCGTCCGACTTGACGGTCAGCATTTCCTGCAGCACGTACGATGCGCCGTACGCTTCCAGTGCCCACACCTCCATCTCACCGAAGCGCTGGCCACCGAACTGGGCTTTACCACCCAGCGGCTGCTGCGTCACCAGCGAGTACGGACCGGTCGAGCGGGCGTGCATCTTGTCGTCGACCAGGTGGTGCAGCTTCAGCATGTGCATGAAGCCCACGGTCACCTTGCGCTCGAATGCTTCGCCGGTGCGGCCGTCGTACATCGTGACCTGGTTCTTCGACGGGGTCATGCCCAGGTGGGTCGCGATCTCGTCCGGGAAGGCCAGATCCAGCATGCGGCGGATCTCTTCTTCGTGGGCACCGTCGAACACCGGGGTCGCGAACGGCACGCCGTTCTTGAGGTTGTTCGCCAGCTCGACGATTTCCTGGTCGCTGAAGTTGTCCAGGTCTTCCTTCTTGCCGGTTTCGTTGTAGATCTTGCCCAGGAAGGCGCGCAGCTGCTCGGTCTCGGCCTTGGCCTTGATCATTTCGCCCAGGCGCAGGCCCAGACCTTTCGCTGCCCAGCCCAGGTGGGTTTCCAGGATCTGACCGACGTTCATACGCGACGGAACGCCCAGCGGGTTCAGCACGACGTCGGCCGGCGTACCGTCGGCCATGAACGGCATGTCTTCCACCGGCACGATACGCGAGACCACACCCTTGTTACCGTGGCGGCCTGCCATCTTGTCGCCCGACTGCAGGCGGCGCTTGACGGCCAGGTAGACCTTGACCATCTTCTGCACGCCCGGCTGCAGCTCGTCGCCCTGCGTGAGCTTCTTGCGCTTCTCTTCGAAGGCCAGGTCGAACTGGTGACGCTTCTCGTTGATCGACTCCTTCATCGCCTCCAGTGCGTTGGCGGTTTCGTCGTCGGCCGGACGGATGTCGAACCAGTGGAACTTGTCCAGGTCGTCCAGGTAAGCCTTGTCGATCACGGCACCCTTCGCCAGCTTCTTCGGACCGCCGTTGACGGTCTTGCCGACGAGCAGACGCTCGAGACGCTGGAACGCGTCGCCTTCCACAATGCGCAGCTGGTCGTTCAGGTCCAGGCGGAAGCGCTTCAGCTCGTCGTCGATGATCTGCTGGGCGCGCTTGTCGCGCACGATGCCTTCACGCGTGAACACCTGCACGTCGATCACGGTACCGACCATGCCCGACGGCACGCGCAGCGACGTGTCCTTCACGTCCGACGCCTTCTCACCGAAGATCGCGCGCAGCAGCTTCTCTTCCGGCGTCAGCTGGGTTTCGCCCTTCGGCGTCACCTTACCGACCAGCACGTCACCAGCCTGCACTTCGGCGCCGATGTAGACGATGCCCGACTCGTCCAGGCGAGCCAGCTGGTTTTCCGCCAGGTTCGAGATGTCGCGGGTGATTTCTTCAGGGCCCAGCTTCGTATCACGCGCAACAACCGACAGTTCCTCGATGTGGATCGAGGTGTAGCGGTCATCCTTGACGACGTTTTCCGAGATCAGGATCGAATCCTCGAAGTTCAGGCCGTTCCACGGCATGAACGCCACCAGCATGTTCTGGCCCAGTGCCAGTTCGCCCAGGTCGGTCGAGGCGCCGTCGGCGATGACGTCGCCGCGTGCCACGCGATCGCCCACTTTCACGATCGGACGCTGGTTGATGTTGGTGTTCTGGTTCGAACGGGTGTACTTGATCAGGTTGTAGATGTCGACACCGACTTCGCCAGCCTGCGCTTCTTCGTCGTTCACGCGGATCACCACGCGGCCGGCGTCGACGTAATCGACGATACCGCCACGGGTTGCCTGCACGGTCGTGCCCGAGTCCACCGCGACGGTGCGCTCGATGCCGGTACCGACGAAGGCTTTCTCCGGACGCAGGCAAGGCACGGCCTGGCGCTGCATGTTGGCGCCCATCAGTGCACGGTTCGCGTCGTCGTGCTCGAGGAACGGAATCAGCGATGCTGCCACCGACACGATCTGGCCCGGGGCCACGTCCATGTACTGGATGCGTTCCGGCGAGACCAGGATCGTTTCACCGGCTTCACGTGCCGACACCAGTTCGTCGACCAGCGTACCGCTCTCGTCGATCGCGGCGTTCGCCTGGGCGATGATGTAGCGGCCTTCTTCGATCGCCGACAGGTATTCGATCTTGTCGGTGACTTTCGAACCGTCGACCTTGCGGTACGGGGTTTCCAGGAAGCCGTACTCGTTCAGGCGGGCGAACAGTGCCAGCGAGTTGATCAGGCCGATGTTCGGGCCTTCAGGCGTTTCGATCGGGCAGACGCGGCCGTAGTGGGTCGGGTGCACGTCGCGCACTTCGAAGCCGGCGCGCTCGCGGGTCAGGCCGCCCGGGCCCAGTGCGGAGACACGGCGTTTGTGCGTGATTTCCGACAGCGGGTTCGTCTGGTCCATGAACTGCGACAGCTGCGAGGAACCGAAGAATTCGCGGATCGCGGCCGAGATCGGCTTGCTGTTGATCAGGTCGTGCGGCATCAGGTTGTCCGCTTCGGCCTGGCCGAGGCGTTCCTTGACGGCGCGCTCAACACGCACGAGGCCAGCGCGGAACTGGTTTTCGGCCAGTTCGCCCACGCAACGCACGCGGCGGTTACCCAGGTGATCGATGTCGTCGACTTCGCCGCGGCCATTGCGCAGCTCGACCAGGATCTTGATCACGGCCAGGATGTCTTCGTTCGACAGGGTCATGTCGCCGACCAGTTCATCACGGCCGATGCGACGGTTGAACTTCATGCGGCCCACGGCCGACAGGTCGTAGCGTTCCGGGCTGTAGAACAGGCCGTGGAACAGCGCTTCCACCGATTCTTCGGTCGGCGGTTCGCCAGGACGCATCATGCGGTAGATCGCCACGCGCGCAGCGGTCTGGTCGGCGGTGTCGTCGGTGCGCAGCGTCTGCGAGATGTAGGCACCCTGGTCCAGGTCGTTGGTGTACAGCGTCTGGATCGCGTCGATGTTCGCGTCGCGCAGCTTGCCCAGCAGCTCGTCGGTCAGCTCGTCGTTGGCATTGGCGATGATTTCGCCCGTGTCGCCGTCGACGACGTTCTTCGCCAGCACGCGGCCGATCAGGTAGTCTTCCGGCACCGAGATGTGGGTGATGCCGGCGTTCTCGACGTCACGCACGTTCTTGGCGTTGATGCGCTTGTCCTTCGTCACGAGCGTCTTGCCCGATTTCGGATCGACGATGTCGAAACGCGCGACTTCACCGCGCAGGCGCTCGGCCACGAATTCCAGTTCCGCGCCTTCCGAGCGCAGGTTGAAGTTGTCGAACACGAAGAAGTTCGCGAGGATCTGCTCCGGCGTCATGCCGATGGCTTTCAGCAGGATCGTCACCGGCATCTTGCGGCGGCGGTCGACGCGGAAGAACAGGATGTCCTTCGGGTCGAACTCGAAGTCCAGCCACGAGCCGCGGTAAGGGATGATACGTGCCGAGAACAGCAGCTTGCCCGACGAGTGCGTCTTGCCGCGGTCGTGCTCGAAGAACACGCCCGGCGAACGGTGCAGCTGCGAGACGATCACGCGCTCGGTGCCGTTGATCACGAACGAACCATTGGCGGTCATGAGCGGCAGTTCGCCCATGTACACTTCCTGTTCCTTCATTTCCTTCACGACCGGCTTGGTCGGCGATTCCTTGTCCAGGATCACCAGGCGCACCTTGGCGCGCAGCGGCGACGCGAAGGTCAGACCGCGTTGTTGGCATTCCTTGACGTCGAAAGCGGGGTCACCCAGCACGTAAGAGAGGAACTCGAGGCGCGCAAAACCGTTGTGCGACACGATCGGGAAGATGGAGGTGAAAGCCGATTGCAGACCTTCGTTCTTGCGTACGGAGGGCCCAGCATCCGCTTGCAGGAAATTCTCGTAAGACTCCAGCTGCGTAGCGAGGAGGTAGGGAACGTTGTGAACGTTGGCGCGCTTCGCGAACGACTTGCGAATGCGTTTCTTCTCAGTAAATGAGTAGTGCATGGACACTCCGTGAGTGACAGAAAGGATGAGAATTCAGGAATTGCCAGTGGTTAAGCCACCACATGCAAGGCCTCAAATCTCGCCGCATTCCGCCGGGTGATTGGGAACCGGTGCTGCTGTGTTACGATAATGCTGTGCTGCGGTGCTTCCAAAACAGGGGTACTGCATCTTTTGTCGTAGGGACGACAAAAGAGCCAAAGCCGCATACCCCACCTTCCGGCGGGGATCTGCGCGCTTTGACTCCGGCGCCGGGCGCTGATTCCAGCGCCCTTTGCATATGTATTACTTGAGCTCGGCCTTGGCGCCAGCTTCTTCCAGCTTCTTCTTGGCGGCTTCAGCGTCAGCTTTCGGCAGGGCTTCCTTGACAGTCTTCGGTGCGCCGTCGACCAGGTCTTTGGCTTCTTTCAGGCCCAGACCGGTGATTTCGCGGACGGCCTTGATGACGCCGACCTTGTTCGCGCCGACTTCAGCCAGCACGACGTTGAATTCGGTCTGCTCTTCAGCAGCCGGTGCACCAGCGGCGGCGCCGCCAGCTGCCGGAGCTGCCATTGCAGCTGCCGACACGCCGAATTTCTCTTCGAATGCCTTGACCAGGTCGTTCAGTTCCATGACCGACATTGCGCCAACTGCGTCCAGGAACTCTTCTTTGCTAATTGCCATTTGAAACTCCAAATATTTGATGTGTGATTAGTACTTGACCAAAAAAGCTTGATTATTCTGCTGCAGCGGCTTCTGCCGGAGCTGCGGAACCTTCGCCTTTTTGTGCTGCGATTGCAGCCAGAACTCGTGCAAAGCCGGACACCGGAGCCTGCATGACGCCCAGCAGCTGGGCGATGAGGACTTCACGGCTCGGGATGCTTGCCAGCGCGGTGACGCCAGCGACATCCAGGTTCTTACCAGCGTAGTTACCGCCCTTGACCACGAGCTTGTCGTTGGTCTTCGAGAAGTCGCTGATCACCTTGGCTGCTGCGACGGCGTCGTCCGAGATCGAGTAGATCAGCGGACCCACCATGCTGTCAGCCAGCGGTGCGAACTGGGTGCCTTCCACAGCGCGACGAGCCAGCGTGTTCTTCAGAACACGCAGGTACACGCCCTGCGAACGAGCATTTGCACGGAGTTTCGTCAGAGCACTAACCTGGATGCCACGGTACTCGGCGACGACGATGGTTTGCGCGGTAGCTACCTTTGCGCTAACTTCTTCGACGACGACCTTTTTGTCATTCAGATTAAGACCCACGGTCAATCTCCTTAAATGATGTGAGGGACGTCCCCCGCATCGGTTCGAACACGGCGTCCGAAGTTAAGAAGTACGACAAAGCATCGACTACAAAACTTGTTCGGGTTCGCCATCTGCGTTGGGTTTGCTTTTTAACCTCCTGCCTGCCTGCTGCATTCGGCCCAACGGTCTTTGATTGCCTGGCGGGGTTCAATCCGCCAGCC includes:
- the rpoB gene encoding DNA-directed RNA polymerase subunit beta gives rise to the protein MHYSFTEKKRIRKSFAKRANVHNVPYLLATQLESYENFLQADAGPSVRKNEGLQSAFTSIFPIVSHNGFARLEFLSYVLGDPAFDVKECQQRGLTFASPLRAKVRLVILDKESPTKPVVKEMKEQEVYMGELPLMTANGSFVINGTERVIVSQLHRSPGVFFEHDRGKTHSSGKLLFSARIIPYRGSWLDFEFDPKDILFFRVDRRRKMPVTILLKAIGMTPEQILANFFVFDNFNLRSEGAELEFVAERLRGEVARFDIVDPKSGKTLVTKDKRINAKNVRDVENAGITHISVPEDYLIGRVLAKNVVDGDTGEIIANANDELTDELLGKLRDANIDAIQTLYTNDLDQGAYISQTLRTDDTADQTAARVAIYRMMRPGEPPTEESVEALFHGLFYSPERYDLSAVGRMKFNRRIGRDELVGDMTLSNEDILAVIKILVELRNGRGEVDDIDHLGNRRVRCVGELAENQFRAGLVRVERAVKERLGQAEADNLMPHDLINSKPISAAIREFFGSSQLSQFMDQTNPLSEITHKRRVSALGPGGLTRERAGFEVRDVHPTHYGRVCPIETPEGPNIGLINSLALFARLNEYGFLETPYRKVDGSKVTDKIEYLSAIEEGRYIIAQANAAIDESGTLVDELVSAREAGETILVSPERIQYMDVAPGQIVSVAASLIPFLEHDDANRALMGANMQRQAVPCLRPEKAFVGTGIERTVAVDSGTTVQATRGGIVDYVDAGRVVIRVNDEEAQAGEVGVDIYNLIKYTRSNQNTNINQRPIVKVGDRVARGDVIADGASTDLGELALGQNMLVAFMPWNGLNFEDSILISENVVKDDRYTSIHIEELSVVARDTKLGPEEITRDISNLAENQLARLDESGIVYIGAEVQAGDVLVGKVTPKGETQLTPEEKLLRAIFGEKASDVKDTSLRVPSGMVGTVIDVQVFTREGIVRDKRAQQIIDDELKRFRLDLNDQLRIVEGDAFQRLERLLVGKTVNGGPKKLAKGAVIDKAYLDDLDKFHWFDIRPADDETANALEAMKESINEKRHQFDLAFEEKRKKLTQGDELQPGVQKMVKVYLAVKRRLQSGDKMAGRHGNKGVVSRIVPVEDMPFMADGTPADVVLNPLGVPSRMNVGQILETHLGWAAKGLGLRLGEMIKAKAETEQLRAFLGKIYNETGKKEDLDNFSDQEIVELANNLKNGVPFATPVFDGAHEEEIRRMLDLAFPDEIATHLGMTPSKNQVTMYDGRTGEAFERKVTVGFMHMLKLHHLVDDKMHARSTGPYSLVTQQPLGGKAQFGGQRFGEMEVWALEAYGASYVLQEMLTVKSDDVNGRTKVYENLVKGDHVIDAGMPESFNVLVKEIRSLGIDIDLERS
- the rplL gene encoding 50S ribosomal protein L7/L12, translated to MAISKEEFLDAVGAMSVMELNDLVKAFEEKFGVSAAAMAAPAAGGAAAGAPAAEEQTEFNVVLAEVGANKVGVIKAVREITGLGLKEAKDLVDGAPKTVKEALPKADAEAAKKKLEEAGAKAELK
- the rplJ gene encoding 50S ribosomal protein L10; translated protein: MGLNLNDKKVVVEEVSAKVATAQTIVVAEYRGIQVSALTKLRANARSQGVYLRVLKNTLARRAVEGTQFAPLADSMVGPLIYSISDDAVAAAKVISDFSKTNDKLVVKGGNYAGKNLDVAGVTALASIPSREVLIAQLLGVMQAPVSGFARVLAAIAAQKGEGSAAPAEAAAAE